The region TACAAATCCACCAATATTCGAGCCTTTAACATAATCAATAGAACCATCATCACGTTTTCCGAATTTTACACATGTAGAATGAATATCCTTCATGATGGTATGTAGCCGTTTATCAACCTCTTCCCTGGTCCAGGCGAGACGCATGCTGTTCTGTGTCATTTCAAGACCTGAAACAGCCACACCACCGGCATTAGCTGCTTTACCCGGGCCATAAAGCACACGCTTTTCCTGGAAATACTCAACTGCTTCGGGGGTAGTAGGCATATTGGCCCCTTCAGAAACAACATAACATCCATTTTGCACTAAAGTCTTAGCTTCATCTTCATTGATCTCATTTTGGGTAGCACATGGCATTGCCACATCGCATTTCACAATCCACGGGCGCTGAGCATCGTGATATTCCACATCATATTTATTTGCATATTCTTTGATGCGACCGCGTTTCACATTCTTAAGATGCATCACATACTTTAATTTCTCTTTATCAATACCATTAGGATCGTGTATAAAGCCGCTACTGTCGGAAAGTGTAATTACTTTTCCACCCATTTCAGTAACTTTTTCTGTGGCAAATTGCGCCACATTACCCGAGCCTGAAATTGCTACTACTTTTCCTTTAAAGTCTTCTCCGCGGGTTTTGAGCATTTCTTCCGCAAAATATGTAGCTCCATAGCCTGTTGCTTCGGGTCTTATGAGGGAGCCTCCCCACTCTTTAGCTTTTCCGGTAAATACGCCCACAAACTCATTTCTGAGTTTTTTATACATACCAAATAAAAATCCAATTTCGCGTCCACCAACACCTATGTCACCTGCCGGAACATCGGTATTCGGACCTAAATGCCTGTGCAACTCGTTCATGAAACTTTGACAAAAACGCATTACTTCGTTATCTGATTTGCCTTTGGGGTCGAAATCTGACCCACCCTTACCACCACCCATTGGCAAAGTAGTAAGGGAGTTTTTAAATACCTGCTCGAATGCTAAAAATTTAAGTATACTCAGATTCACAGTAGGGTGAAAACGCAATCCGCCTTTATAAGGTCCGATAGCGCTATTCATCTCAATTCGATAGCCGCGGTTCACCTGAATATTGCCTTTATCATCGACCCAGGGTACACGGAACAATATCATGCGTTCCGGTTCTGCAATACGTTCAAGGACTTTTGCTTCCTTGTATTGCGGGTTTTCCTCAATAAATGGAATTAATGATTCGGCTACTTCTTTAACCGCTTGCTGAAATTCCTCTTCACCCGGATTTTTCATTTCAATCCTGGACATGAAGTCATTTAGTGCTTGTTGATGCATG is a window of Salinivirga cyanobacteriivorans DNA encoding:
- the gdhA gene encoding NADP-specific glutamate dehydrogenase encodes the protein MENMHQQALNDFMSRIEMKNPGEEEFQQAVKEVAESLIPFIEENPQYKEAKVLERIAEPERMILFRVPWVDDKGNIQVNRGYRIEMNSAIGPYKGGLRFHPTVNLSILKFLAFEQVFKNSLTTLPMGGGKGGSDFDPKGKSDNEVMRFCQSFMNELHRHLGPNTDVPAGDIGVGGREIGFLFGMYKKLRNEFVGVFTGKAKEWGGSLIRPEATGYGATYFAEEMLKTRGEDFKGKVVAISGSGNVAQFATEKVTEMGGKVITLSDSSGFIHDPNGIDKEKLKYVMHLKNVKRGRIKEYANKYDVEYHDAQRPWIVKCDVAMPCATQNEINEDEAKTLVQNGCYVVSEGANMPTTPEAVEYFQEKRVLYGPGKAANAGGVAVSGLEMTQNSMRLAWTREEVDKRLHTIMKDIHSTCVKFGKRDDGSIDYVKGSNIGGFVKVADAMLDQGIV